GGAGGGGAACGATGTCTGGGCCTGCTGCTCTGATTTACAAACAGTTTGTAAAGGTTACCGATCCGCGAGCTGATCGGGGCAAGAACCATAACCTACTGACCGCTAAGGGGAACCAAGAGACGCTACATCGAAAGTTGCTCGAGATGTTCGCCGACTTCGGCGAGCGAAATTACCAAGTTCCCGGGCTTCGCAAACATACGACTCGCGAGCGTTCGCACGGCCGCGAGGAGCTTCGCATTTACTACACGATCAAGCCGCCCAAGGATGATGTCTTCGCGCGGTGGCCCAACTTGGGATCGGTGGGGATGGTTTATCGTGAGCGTCAGTCAGGCGGCAAGCAGCAGTGCGAAACGTCTTTCTTTATCAGCAGTCACCCGCCCCGCGTGAAGCACCTGGCCGGGCTGATTCGAGATCACTGGCGAATCGAGAACAGC
The window above is part of the Bremerella cremea genome. Proteins encoded here:
- a CDS encoding ISAs1 family transposase, with translation MSGPAALIYKQFVKVTDPRADRGKNHNLLTAKGNQETLHRKLLEMFADFGERNYQVPGLRKHTTRERSHGREELRIYYTIKPPKDDVFARWPNLGSVGMVYRERQSGGKQQCETSFFISSHPPRVKHLAGLIRDHWRIENSQHWVLDVIFAEDASRIRRGQAPEITAAFRRLALNILKQDTTVKDNIRGKRLRAGWDETVLDKIYAGFNRD